The following are encoded in a window of Salmo trutta chromosome 9, fSalTru1.1, whole genome shotgun sequence genomic DNA:
- the LOC115199596 gene encoding tuftelin-interacting protein 11-like: MPTPYRTLSWLGPPSASHSHRNPLSRLGLDQHSGAQAPDWNEELQAARDLPQGSMEERLQRDRALLQVDSWNPLTDTMPIHSWLHPWLPLLQSRLEPLYPPIRSKLANALQRWHPSDGSAASSLICGGYMQPGASENIAHHTHTERCKDFQYEALQERQDAESVASFSE, from the exons ATGCCGACTCCCTACCGCACACTGAGCTGGCTGGGTCCCCCATCAGCCTCCCACTCCCACAGAAACCCTCTCAGCAGACTGGGACTGGATCAACACTCTGGAGCACAG GCTCCAGACTGGAACGAGGAGCTGCAGGCAGCCAGAGATCTGCCTCAGGGGAGTATGGaggagagactacagagagacagagctctTCTACAG GTGGATAGCTGGAACCCCCTGACGGACACCATGCCCATCCACTCCTGGCTCCACCCCTGGCTGCCTCTGCTCCAATCACGGCTGGAGCCTCTGTACCCGCCCATCCGCAGTAAACTGGCCAATGCACTGCAGCGCTGGCACCCAAGTGACGGCTCTGCCGCCTCAtccttaattt GTGGGGGGTACATGCAGCCCGGTGCGAGTGAGAACATagcgcatcacacacacacagagcgttgTAAGGACTTCCAGTACGAGGCTTTGCAAGAGCGTCAGGATGCTGAGAGCGTGGCATCG